The genomic DNA ACTTTGGAAAGGAAAGGTAAAATAGAAATTGGACGATAGTCGGAAAAGGATTCAGGATTTGCTTTTTGGGTAGTGGTGTGATTTGCGCCTCCTTTCATGCAGAAGGAAAAACGCAACTGGATAAGGAATAGTTAAGGATATGATCAAGTATGTTGGcggcctttttaaaaagaatacgctcttttcttgaagtgTTAAAGGTCCTGTCGGTTCAGAAATAGCACCGACGACAGCACATTCTGCAGTTTTGCTGTCGAGGCAGAAAGTTATGAGAGAAACGCACATCGATCAAGATATGCAATAAAAATGAGATTAATACTTATAAgtagataatgttttattacttgtttatatattataatttatgaaaagcTTAAACTATCAAATTTacttaatacattttctttcacTTATCTAACACATTGGAGCCAAATGTATAGGTTCATCATTAGCTGCGACCCACGCATCTCCTGTCTTTGCGACCTTGAAGATCTCCACAGCAGCCTTACCAACAGTCTCTGGTGTCTGCACCTTCATTTCTGATACGTTTTTATCAGATGCTTCTCTGTGTATGTCCCATATTTTAACACTAAGCATCACTGTGTCAGTAAAACCTGGACATATAGCAAATACTCTAACGCCAGTTTTTTCGTAGTTAAAGGGATGGCCAAGCGATCTCGTGAAGCCTAAAACTGCATGCTTCGCAGTTTTATAGAATACTGTAAATGGATCAAATTCGTATGAATATATTGAAGCTACATTGTATATTGTGCCTCCTCGACCGCCTCTGTCCGTTCTCCAGTGGTCCCAGAATTTCATACTCCATTCCACTAGTGCAATGCAGTCAATTTCAATTGTCTTCCTTATTGAAAACTCATCTATAATTCCAGCATTATTAATAAGTACATCTACGTCgtatttttggaatatttcaCTGGAGACTTTGTCTAAATCTCTTGTGATGTCACATTTTATGAAGACAGCTTTGCCTTTACCGTGCTTAGCGTTAAGTGTGAAGGCTGCTTTAACGCCGACTGCATCAATTAGATCCAATATGATAACAGTCTTTGCGCCGTTTGTCAGAAACTGGTCCGCAATCTCGTATCCTATACCCCTTGCTCCTCCCGTAATCACGATCACTTTATCTTTAGGGTCGTTCGCCATGTCAACTGCTATAAGCACAGTCTTCTACAGAACTTCTTGTATACTTATGGcaacaaaattactaagaatgctttatatattacattttaGGATACGAACAGCTTTATCTAAAAATCTTAAGTaaataatcaaaacaataatttagataaacatttcataatatttcaaaatattgtataaatctCTAGCTCGACTGATTTCGAACAAGAAGGAAGTTGCTATTCATGTGGTTATCACACCATGTGTTTTTTTATCTCATTGTGGTGCAgattgtagaaaataaataacagtaggctttgtttataacaaaacgtttttaatttaaaatagtatgCTAAAAACTTGAGATATTTGTGCAAGAAAATCAAACATTAGACAGAACAGATGGTATAAACTTAAATCTATTTGCTATCGTAGCGATTTGAACAAACTCAAGCCGTTTGTTTACATTGGAGCCAGTTTGACAGGTTCATTATTTTCCTAAACCCACACATCTCCTGTATTTGCAATCTTGAATACCTCCACTGTAGCCTTGCCAACTgtctcagtacccttagtacgagtttgctttacgtataaagtaatcgaaacgagagcgcttcagcgctctgattggccggctcaaataaaccaaccaattagagcgccgaatgcgctttcgtttcgttttcgttcaacgtaaagcaaacttatactaagggtactggtgttTGCATGATAACTCCTGTTTCCATTACTTTCTGAAATTCCTCCTTTAGTCACTCCCACATATTAACAGAATGTATAACAGTGTCAGTGAAACCAGGACAGATTGCTATTACCGTCActtgaaatatcaaaaaaaaaataaaaatattacgaaatattaaaacgaaattatgaaatagtaataataaatagtaattagtAAATATGTAAAGTAAGTAATTGTGTTACATAAGTGGCCAGCCAGTGCGAAGGAACTTTAAATATACGTATAACGTTTATCAATGATATAATCTGATTCCTATAGATAATAGTCGGTGTATTTATAATGGTACGCTACGGATTGTAGGCAGTTCATTCGGCGATAAAGACGTGAGCTATCAAGGTTTTTAGTAGGTCGGAAGGAATCAACTATAGTATCCACGCTTAGCAAGCGGAGACCGTAGTTCAAATCAGGTTTACACGAAAATGCCAGTCTATTAATCTGGTCCCTTAGTCGACTCGTAAACACCGACGTATTAGGATGAGTTGGAATGATGATAAATGAACCAACATGTGGCACAACCGTGCACTTTTTTGCTCGTCTTGATGTTCACATTCTGCTCCACCATCAAAAGGATCATACATTCAAGAAAAGACTCCTTTTTagaaggctggcaacgcacctgtgactcctctggagttgcgggtgtccatgggcggcgctgatcgcttaccatcgggtgactcgtctgctcgtttgccacctattccataaaaagaaaatggtgCTATGAGATATAAAGatacattgtgtctcacgtGCATCTACGTTCCAAAACCAGAGGTTAagtattacttaatattatagtttatatTCTCTTATCGTTTTGGGTATGACGTCAATGACATAGctatcattttctttatttatactcACTTTGTTCATGCTGTTCACGATTAATGAGTTACATGTTTCCATTACAACgtttcactttattttttattgcatagTGGTcaccgagcagacggataacctgatggtaagcagtcggtGCAGCCCATGCCAATGAACACTACAAAGGTACAatatcatagaaaaaaatatttgaaatagtgTCTCTTAAGTTCATCATTATTAAGCTCGTAAAAAAgctgattaaataaattaccattGCATTTAGAGTTTCAATTTTTAGGTCATAAAGCGCATTATTATTTTCGGATTTCCAAAATTTTATAGAATTTACATGCGAATTGGAATGttacccggtatatggcaattaATAAACTTGGGCCTCTTATGTAATGTAAGAatctcataacataactagtgaaaattaGGTAATACTTTTCATTATCAGCACCTCTGCCAACcgtttgataaataataaagtaacgGGAAACAAAACAGTAATACATCGGGCAAGATATATACGaacagcaaaaaataaaaccagtttTGGAATCAACAACGACATATACCTAATTGTATTCACCTATCGTTCAATGATATTGGTTgctaataaagattaaaatactgtttttcAAGATCttcctttattaatatttgtcatATATGTACATCGTCGATTTTCCTACTTAAAATCAAATCATCACTTAAGGGGTCACTTCTTCATATGTAACCTGAACTAATTTAATTGGTTCATCGTTTTTAGCGACCCACACTTCTGATGTATTCGCAAGCTTGAAAATCTCCACAGCAGCTTCGCCAACTGTCTCAGGCTTCTGGAGCACAACTTCTTCCTTCATCACTCTTTGGAAACCTTCATTGTGCCAATCCCATACTTTACCAGTAAGTATAGTAGTGTCAGTAAAACCCGGACAGAGTGCAATCACTCTTACACCGCTTTTCTCGCAGTTAACAGGATGGCCCAACGACCTCGTGAAACTCAACACTGCAGCTTTCGATGTTTTATAGTATACGACATATGGATTGTATTCATATCCATAAATAGACgatatattataaattgtacCTCCACGACCGCCTTTGTCAGTTCTCCAGTGCTCCCAAAACTTCATGCTCCAGTCCATCAGCGCCATAAGATTGGTTTCAAGTGTCCGTCTCATATTAGCCTCGTCTAGCACTCCTGCATTGTTTACTAGAACGTCGGTTTCATATTTCTGGAATATTTCGCTGGATACTTTGTCCAAATCTttagtgacgtcacattttatgaAGACTGCTTTACCTTCACCGTGCTTGGTGTTTAGTTTTTGTGCAGCTTCCGCGCCAAGAGTTTCATTATGGTCCAATATAATCACAGTTTTAGCTCCGTACATCAGAAACTTGTCAGCGATCTCGTGTCCTATACCTATCGCTCCACCCGTCACTACAACTACTTTGTTCTTTGGATCCCGCTTCATGTCGTGTCAGAGACTACTGTCCTCCTTTATTAACCATGTAAGAATGCCAGGCTATATAGATCAACATTCGGTTATAAACGTACCCCTTATCATACTTAATTTTCGTTGATAAAAGAATATTTAGAATATAGGTAATAtttcacaaaacaaatattacattatctgaagttataatataattatcagcGACTGAATCGCCTCCTTGAGATGGGGCTAATTAGATAACTGGTGCAAAAAAAGCAACCTAGTGATATGTGTAATAGACAACAAATCTGTTTCGAAATCATTACCAAATCATGTCTATCAGCAGTGGATCGTTTAGTGATATAGATTGCCAATGAAAATTGATAGTTGGTTTATCCATATCattgtttgtaaattttatCATTAGCAAAAGCTAGAAACAATCAGACAAGAGTGGCATTGTGTATAAAGTCATTCGTTGATTGCTGCCTCAGTTCAAGGTAATGATAACTGACCGAAAATGAAACAAGAATCCaacaaagataatattttaacgcacattcgCACTACATTGCGGTTTGTTCTAGATAAccaaagtttataaaatatttttaagtgccGATATTCTACTTTTAGGCTAAATTCATAGAttctaatatattaaattcttttactagcaatttacttttaaactatTTCAAAGCACGAATatgcaatatatgtatatatatacataaaatatatttaaattattcatctacattaagaacaaaaatatttttattttaaaatcaaatcatcACTTAATGGCCACTTCTTCATATGTAACCTGAACTAATTTAATTGGTTCATCGTTTTTAGCGACCCACACTTCTGATGTATTTGCAAGCTTGAAAATCTCCACAGCAGCCTCGCCAACGGTCTCAGGCCTCTGGAGCACAACTTCTTCCTTCATCACTCTTTGGAAACCTTCATTGTGCCAATCCCATACTTTACCAGTAAGTATAGTAGTGTCAGTAAAACCCGGACAGAGTGCAATCACTCTTACACCGCTTTTCTCGCAATTAACAGGATGGCCCAACGACCTCGTGAAACTCAACACTGCAGCTTTCGATGTTTTGTAGTATACGGTATATGGATTGTAGTCGTACCCATAGAAAGACGATATGTTATAAATTGTACCTCCACGACCGCCTTTGTCAGTTCTCCAGTGCTCCCAAAACTTCATGCTCCAGTCCATCAGCGCCATAAGATTGGTTTCAAGTGTCCGTCTCATATTGGCCTCGTCTAGCACTCCTGCATTGTTTACTAGAACGTCGGTTTCATATTTCTGGAATATTTCGCTGGATACTTTGTCCAAATCTttagtgacgtcacattttatgaAGACTGCTTTACCTTCACCGTGCTTGGTGTTTAGTTTTTGTGCAGCTTCCGCGCCAAGAGTTTCATTACGGCCCAATATAATCACAGTTTTAGCTCCGTACTTTAGAAACTTGTCAGCGATCTCGTATCCTATACCTCCCGCTCCGCCTGTGACTACAACTACTTTGTTCTTAGGATCCCGCTCCATGTCGTGTGATAGACAACTGTCCAGCTTTATTAACAATATAAGAATGTTAGTGCTTGTTGACTACAATCCGTTTATAAACCAAATACAGCCACTCACAACTTATCGCAGTCAATATACAGGATGATTTGTTATTACAGCACAATCTTTATGGGTATGAGGTTGTAGAACAAATCATTTTCAACATTTCAACCAGTAAACAGACGAGCTCTACAGAACTGAGAGGATGGCGGAGCTCAGTTCCTTGCCTATATCCCTAGAAAATGTAAGCCGGAAAACATCCCTCTCTGATTTAGGATATACCaaaaatttatttagaatagggTCGGCTAGAAACAGTCTCAATACTCAGTAGCAATATTACTTAttagaacaataaaataatttgccAAGCAAAAGCCATGGTCTTTACATTAACACACCGATCTGCGATTTAATGAAATCGActcaaattgtttgtttaaaattaccGAGACGTGTAAATTGGGGAAGTTAGGACAAACTATGGTTTACGATTGTGGTACGATGATGgtttacgaaaaaataaatcttgtaaAATGAAGTATAACTCGTAATAACTCGGCTTGTTGTAGTTCTGTCTGTTGTTATTTTTAGCTTAACGATTGATTCAGTACTAAAAGTTCACTTGCTTTACGCAGTGTTGTGGGTTCGGTTCCCgcctcataaaaatatttttatggtcaACAATAATTGTGGTAAAGCTAATAAGAAATGActcttgtaataaaaaaatcttccaaatataattatacagaaaaagaaaatgataccTAATGAACAAAAGTGGCTCACATAAGtgtattactaaaataaaaatgtatcttactgttataaaattatgataagcTATCTGCAAAAACTCCGATTAATTGCAAACATAACGTTGTATAGTAAAAAATTTAGTCTTAGTGTGTGTGGGCAAACATGGATGAGCAAAGTTTACTATGCAAAAAATTCTAACTTTTTCATAGACTAATTACATATGTATTCTTTAATTAcgttacacaataaataatctaaggtgtaggcagaggtacaaAAGTATCCATGTAATATGTAAATCTAtgtaatgtataatttttagtcgttgatttttaacattattttcagatgtaaaaaactaaataaaagcttaTAATAGATCGCAATTATTATTCGTGTCTAgtcagaaatattttaaaacaactgTAACATAGAATGTATGATGTAGGTTAACTCACAGTTTTAAATGCACATCATTTGGGAAAATGGaggaaaaattataatatatgaaagttaaaataaaacaatttttaacaaaataacaacatttaattataattaccagAATGTATTCGTGCGCAACAACCTCCCGATGTTGAATTACTTAGCATTAGCAACTTCAACAATAGGCTTTGCTCCCTCAATCAGCCAGGCAGTGCCACTGTCACCATTTTCGAAGATATCCACAGCGGCCTGGCCCACCGACTCCACCTTCTGCCAAGCCTGTGCTTTGACGAATTGTTCGAATTCTTTGTCTTGTCCCATGTCCCAGCCTTGTGGTGCCGCAGTCAGTTTAGTCTCAGTGAATCCAGGGCACATCGCCAGTACTCGCACACCGCTCCTGTCGTAGTTGGCCTTGTGTCCCAAAGACTTTGTGAATCCCATAACTGCGAACTTCGAAGCTTGATAAACAGGTAAGTATTGGTCAACTCTGTAGCCGTAGATAGAGGCAAGGTTAAGGATGGTACCTCCGTTTCCACCCTTGTCCTTCCTCATATGGTCCCAGAAGGTTAAGCCCCATTCACATACTGCAGTCACGTTGATGTCGATCGTCTTCTTCAGCAAGCGGTCATTGAGGATTCCAGCGTTGTTGAGAAGGACGTCGACCTTGTAGTTTTCGAAAATCTTTTTCGTTACAGGTACTAAGTCTGTGGTGACGTCGCATTTCATGAATGCAACCTTGTTGGCTCCATGTTTGGCGGTTAATTTTTTAGCGGCTTCGTTACCAAGTTTCTCGTTGATGTCGAGAAGGAAAACGAACTTGGCGCCTTTAGACAGGTACCTGTCGGCGACCTCGTAGCCGATACCTTCGGCTCCGCCGGTGATGACCACAACTTTGTTAGCTAAGCTCTTCTCCATAGTGTGAGGTTGTCGGGCGCACTTGCAAAACTAGTAGATTTCGGAACTGACCGTGTTTTATATCGGGCGGGCGGTGCAGCCGCTGTGTAAACAACGCGgtatatatgtatttgaatCACGTAGTCATTGATAGACAgatatattgttattgttgagTGGAACGGAGATTGTATGACATTTGATCTTATTATGTGGTCTGATCTGTTTTGTtacttaaatatataaacaCACAATTAGATAGTAGTAATCTCTCTCTCGTCAATATTTACTGTTGATTGGTAATTCCCCTAAAATAGGTAAGTGCAATAATAGTTATTTGGATATTTTATATGCATTGGAGGTACTCTTACAGTAAAGGTGTTGTTAGTGCgtatgttatattaaaaatattgtgtgcTTTAAAATTACTGTAGATTGCAGCTcgaaatataatgtaaaaacgTGTGTGTTCGTGTTATTGTTAAAATTCTCGAAAAGTTTTGTATATAATAAATCACACCTAACAATGCACACGTTATACAAGTACATAACTTTAATGTGTGTGTATGATAACTGACGCTTATTGATTGATGTTATATATCCGCGTCTGACAGAGGTGTGCAAATTATACTAACAAGCAAATGCGATCCATTTGTCTAGGAAACTATGCAGGTAAGAACAATTAATACAGTAACCTGTTTTTCATGAAACGTTTAGAATAACGTCATTTGAATTTAGGTCCAAGGTATAGGATATTTTCCACCGGAGAAGtactatgctacattgctgtggatgccttTGGCTAATTTACATATAATAGTAAGTTGTAACATACTTGCAGAGGATAAGTACTAACACAGTTCACtcacgttttattatttttcgataatattattaataaaactttttttaaaaaggaaaccGCCTTACATTTCCTTTTCCGCCTCCTTTATTATATCAGTCAATTCAGTCCTTAAAACCTTCtactaagtctaaaaaatactatgctgaaaacagcatcaaaatcggttcagccaaacgcgagataatcgcgctcAAACAtgtatacatacaaaaatacactATCTCCTTCATTTTCAAATCTGTTAAAAGCAATTGTTGAACTTATTGTTTTGGTCGAAGATTAGCCAAGTTTGCCACTATTACAGATTTAACGACGATCACTCTGCCAACGGCGCCAATGgcgaagaaaataatattgaattataattaGAGCAAATTGTTGACGTTTAATACCGTGTGTAATCTGTAATGTAGGTGTATGACTGACCTAGTATAATTAGTATGTAATGTTTGAGTATATAATGACCATGTAGGTACCATAATAAACAACATATAACGTAAAacgtaatatgtatgtatttatcacAGAACTGTTAtgttataacattaaattaaatttaaaagtttatctCCCGTTATGGcgctaaaaatataattatttataaatcatatgGGACAGTCTCATTAATAGTGTAGTTGGAAGCATGAGTAGCAAAGTAAAAGATCTCCAATACAAGTTTTGATTTGGGTAAAGTGTAATTAGACCGTGGGATGCAGTGGTATCCTTCTGCGAAGATGTCATGTCGCAGAAGGAGGCTGCAGAGAGGGATAGGGAAATAACAACGTTTGTATCTTCCCGCAGCAGACGCACCGGGCGTCAAGGAGAACAATTGCGTTCTCTTTCGACCCCCATAAATGGGTCCGGGTTCGGTGGAATTGGAAGTCCCCGTCACCCCGTCCTAAAGGACCCGAGGTGGTGGCGCGTGTTGTGTCCACCGTGCCTTCACGTAGCACGGAAAACACACCTCAAGTCTTCTTGCATTTGAGGTGGCTTTTGAGGGGCCTGGCAAGGCTGGCCGCCACGAGTTCGGGGGCATCCGGAAGAATTTCGTTTTGCTCCCTCGTACCCACGTTAGACGGGACAGGttagtttagtcagtaagaacaGTCCAATTTCCTCCCCAAACGGGGCTCCATGAGGATTGTGTTTGGGgtaaaaaaagtgtaattaGACAGATTAGTTTTCGAAATTGCGAAAAGGGACTCATATCGTATAGCAGTGGTTTTTACATGTAAAAGTAGCTCtgcctacctacatacatacataacctcaagcCTGCCTCATATGAGGGTAGGTAGAGTCTCTACAATAGATCGCCAATTGCTCTtgcgcttcatcaacagtcgtcagtcttttcatgcatgcttgtcggttaaaggtacttttaatttggccttctttaatatatcgctaatctggtcgctgtatgtccgtctagggcgccctctaccgacggccccattcatattcgccttgtatatttctctgcctaccttttTATTCATAATGATAAGTAATGGTAACCAGAATATCAGCGGAGAGCACGACTTACGTAATATGTGCAGtggttattaaaattatctaaatggTATGCAAACAGTGCTTGTTGTCATTTCACTTTAATCTCCTCTGTATGAATTTGCACTTTGGCCTTGTATTTTCAGGGTTCCATCCACGAAATGTATATTGGAAACTGGACCTTATTATCAAGACTTCGTTGTCCGCCTGTCTATTACCAAGATGTAACCTCTGCCTGTCAGTATGGTTATACATACCAACAGGCATGCTAGATAGTTATCGACTTATcacaaatgatatatttattaatcaaaaatcATGGCTTACAGACGTATTAGTAAtgggaaaagctctactattttcgagtcacagagggactcttcatcatgagcagcgagcGACGCGCAGCCTACTCATGGATTTATGTTGCCGCTATaggaacataataaaataaataaatatataggtacatgttTAAGCAGGGCTTCCAAACTACATCAAGATTTTTTGCTAATTTCTATAGACAATGGTACAGAACGCATCGTGGGCGAGGAAAGCTCGCACTTAGTCAGTTTGTCTTATCGTTTAATTGCGTCCTTGACTTTCAAAGATGGCTTTGTTAGTCTTATCTATCTGTTCACATATTTTAACTGGCCAACATCGGTACATAGTGAATATAGTGAATAAATTTATCAAGGGAAAATTTTATGACGGCTGCACATGCCAAAAGTTTGTTCCTAATTTTAGTTCTATCTATTGGTACATTTGTAATCGTATCACGTCAAAACTAGTATCTTCATTAGCTTTTCAAGGTCGACTACTAGAGGTTTTTCTAATGCACATTATAGCACTCGAATCTGAttgcaacttcacgccttttagccAAGGaagggcagaggtgcacattacgacacgtaatgccgctatacaatgtacacccactttttaccacttgtgttataagtcccatataataggatAGAAGAAGGTAAGCCTACAATAGGCTGACTATAAGCTCCCtgatactactgagatttttttcgaaaaaccgtaaaagcccagtaatactttgcccgatccaggaatcgaatccgaaaCCCCTtttctggcagtcgcacttgcgaccactcgatcaacgaggcagtctcgtTGGTAGAGACACGaaactgattattatttattagtattcatctgattattatattaaggaTTCATCATTGAATCCTCATCAGGAGTTCACCATCACAAGGAGTCACCATTAAGTGTAGGACTCCTGCTACATGAGCGTGAGCTATAGATACGTACTTCAGCATGAAGGTACCGACTCCACCGTGCAcgggaatgataccacggcctgaaAGAAAATTGGcattaaacaacgcttgcgttggtcCAATCCCTTCCCCTTACAAAAAgaccggcaaagcacttgtaagtCCTCTGGTGTTGTCCATGGGCACCGCTGATAACTTACTGTCAAGTAATTAAATTACTCCTATACTGTATCACATCAAAATCTAGAAATTAACTTTCAATAACAAACAATGTCGTAGGTAATACGTAGTATCGAAATTGCCTTAACTGTGACCGATAACACGCAGTATGTAGAATCATTATTAGTCCGTTGTATGCGACACGTAGGTATTACAATTTATAcactatgtactatgtaggtatCTACTGCGAATATAGATAGCGAATGATTGTCCTTGTGTTCAACGCTGCATATTTCGCGCAATTTTAATCAAACTCATCTAGATATTTTGTAATCTCTGTAAATGTAAACATagcatattaattaaaaatattgatacttCCCGCCGGTATCGTAAGTATACACGGTGTatcaaaaagggggtatacatatcaagtgttcggtttctagataacataacaaacgataa from Spodoptera frugiperda isolate SF20-4 chromosome 26, AGI-APGP_CSIRO_Sfru_2.0, whole genome shotgun sequence includes the following:
- the LOC118264063 gene encoding 15-hydroxyprostaglandin dehydrogenase [NAD(+)]-like, encoding MKRDPKNKVVVVTGGAIGIGHEIADKFLMYGAKTVIILDHNETLGAEAAQKLNTKHGEGKAVFIKCDVTKDLDKVSSEIFQKYETDVLVNNAGVLDEANMRRTLETNLMALMDWSMKFWEHWRTDKGGRGGTIYNISSIYGYEYNPYVVYYKTSKAAVLSFTRSLGHPVNCEKSGVRVIALCPGFTDTTILTGKVWDWHNEGFQRVMKEEVVLQKPETVGEAAVEIFKLANTSEVWVAKNDEPIKLVQVTYEEVTP
- the LOC118263962 gene encoding 15-hydroxyprostaglandin dehydrogenase [NAD(+)]-like: MEKSLANKVVVITGGAEGIGYEVADRYLSKGAKFVFLLDINEKLGNEAAKKLTAKHGANKVAFMKCDVTTDLVPVTKKIFENYKVDVLLNNAGILNDRLLKKTIDINVTAVCEWGLTFWDHMRKDKGGNGGTILNLASIYGYRVDQYLPVYQASKFAVMGFTKSLGHKANYDRSGVRVLAMCPGFTETKLTAAPQGWDMGQDKEFEQFVKAQAWQKVESVGQAAVDIFENGDSGTAWLIEGAKPIVEVANAK
- the LOC118263961 gene encoding alcohol dehydrogenase 1-like, translating into MERDPKNKVVVVTGGAGGIGYEIADKFLKYGAKTVIILGRNETLGAEAAQKLNTKHGEGKAVFIKCDVTKDLDKVSSEIFQKYETDVLVNNAGVLDEANMRRTLETNLMALMDWSMKFWEHWRTDKGGRGGTIYNISSFYGYDYNPYTVYYKTSKAAVLSFTRSLGHPVNCEKSGVRVIALCPGFTDTTILTGKVWDWHNEGFQRVMKEEVVLQRPETVGEAAVEIFKLANTSEVWVAKNDEPIKLVQVTYEEVTP
- the LOC118264533 gene encoding alcohol dehydrogenase 1-like; the protein is MANDPKDKVIVITGGARGIGYEIADQFLTNGAKTVIILDLIDAVGVKAAFTLNAKHGKGKAVFIKCDITRDLDKVSSEIFQKYDVDVLINNAGIIDEFSIRKTIEIDCIALVEWSMKFWDHWRTDRGGRGGTIYNVASIYSYEFDPFTVFYKTAKHAVLGFTRSLGHPFNYEKTGVRVFAICPGFTDTVMLSVKIWDIHREASDKNVSEMKVQTPETVGKAAVEIFKVAKTGDAWVAANDEPIHLAPMC